A single window of Hyphomicrobiales bacterium DNA harbors:
- a CDS encoding Beta-carotene ketolase — protein sequence MTDRASAFDVLIVGGGHNGLVAAAYLGRAGLKVALIEGRHSLGGPCGTYEFMPGYRAAFTNSAGSFEPRFVEELRLAEFGLRFMPTNPTVVHPFASGTFVGWRDRSRIASQLDACASGESQRYFHLLARLEELGRHLGASVYAPSPSLSTMAKVVPAGLERLFERVFFGSLRQFLDEELASEEAKALLAIVALNATMAPPSAPGTAVGLMMRPLSLASSPAMAADDPRQVPLRGSTGLPLGGMGAVIDALAACCSSFGVTVVTDAPVARILHRGGRVTGVVTAVGDTYEAPRVISAINPKTLFADLLDDEAVGADLRHDIAAVPMRGSAFKIVLALDGLPRYAGLPEGVDATQVAGVQFRIAPSLDAIEQAVSEGLSGVPSQEPIMWGLIPTVTSPDLAPPGRHLLSINAWHAPYALAEGNWTAMRDVFGWRCVDVLSRLMPDLKDRIVGHSFLAPTDIETELGLVNSNITHGDMLPANLFGARPHAAVHDYRTPLQGLFLSGSGVWPGGYVTGIPGYNASTAVLADIRGNSPVTVNNE from the coding sequence GTGACCGACCGCGCAAGTGCATTCGACGTTCTCATCGTAGGCGGTGGACACAACGGCCTGGTGGCGGCCGCCTATCTCGGCCGCGCCGGGCTGAAGGTCGCGCTCATCGAGGGGCGGCATTCGCTGGGTGGTCCCTGCGGCACCTACGAGTTCATGCCCGGCTACCGCGCTGCCTTCACCAATTCCGCCGGCAGCTTCGAGCCGCGCTTCGTCGAGGAATTGAGGCTCGCGGAGTTCGGGCTGCGCTTCATGCCGACCAATCCGACCGTCGTCCATCCCTTTGCCAGCGGCACTTTCGTCGGCTGGCGGGACAGGAGCCGCATCGCCAGCCAGCTCGATGCCTGCGCCAGCGGCGAGTCCCAGCGGTACTTCCACTTGCTGGCACGCCTGGAGGAACTCGGGCGCCATCTCGGCGCCTCGGTCTATGCGCCTTCACCCAGCCTGTCGACCATGGCGAAGGTGGTGCCAGCCGGCCTGGAGCGGCTGTTCGAGCGGGTGTTCTTCGGCAGCCTGCGCCAGTTTCTGGACGAAGAACTCGCCTCCGAGGAGGCCAAGGCGCTGCTGGCGATCGTCGCCCTGAACGCCACGATGGCGCCACCGTCGGCGCCAGGCACGGCCGTTGGCCTGATGATGCGGCCTCTGTCGCTCGCCTCGTCGCCGGCCATGGCGGCCGACGACCCGCGCCAGGTGCCGTTGCGCGGTTCGACCGGCCTTCCGCTCGGCGGCATGGGCGCCGTCATCGATGCTCTGGCAGCCTGCTGCAGCAGCTTCGGCGTCACCGTGGTGACCGACGCTCCGGTGGCCCGCATTCTGCACCGCGGCGGACGGGTTACCGGCGTCGTAACAGCCGTCGGCGATACCTACGAAGCACCGCGCGTCATCTCCGCTATCAACCCCAAGACCCTGTTCGCCGACCTGCTCGACGACGAGGCGGTCGGCGCCGACCTGCGCCACGACATCGCCGCCGTCCCCATGCGCGGCTCCGCCTTCAAGATCGTGCTTGCCCTCGATGGCCTGCCCCGCTACGCCGGCCTGCCCGAGGGCGTGGACGCCACCCAGGTTGCCGGTGTCCAGTTCCGCATCGCACCCTCGCTCGATGCCATCGAGCAGGCGGTGAGCGAGGGGCTGAGCGGCGTGCCGTCGCAGGAGCCGATCATGTGGGGGCTCATTCCGACCGTCACCTCGCCGGACCTCGCGCCGCCGGGACGCCATCTCCTCAGTATCAACGCTTGGCATGCGCCCTACGCCCTGGCGGAAGGCAACTGGACGGCGATGCGCGACGTGTTCGGCTGGCGCTGCGTCGACGTGCTGTCGCGCCTCATGCCCGATCTGAAGGACCGCATCGTTGGACACAGCTTCCTGGCACCGACCGATATCGAAACGGAGCTCGGCCTCGTCAACTCCAACATCACTCACGGAGACATGCTACCCGCCAATCTCTTCGGTGCGCGCCCCCATGCCGCCGTCCACGACTACCGGACCCCGCTTCAGGGTCTGTTCCTCTCGGGATCCGGCGTCTGGCCCGGGGGCTATGTCACGGGCATTCCCGGATACAACGCCAGCACCGCCGTTCTCGCCGACATTCGGGGGAATTCTCCCGTCACCGTCAACAACGAATAA
- the betB gene encoding Betaine aldehyde dehydrogenase, with protein sequence MTEKSRDLFTSFVTGVALPPAGQRQSLIDPAIGRAWAEVCIDPAAVSQAVASAKAAFAAPSWSSLTGVERGVLLRRLGELIFAHAAELGRLESLANGKSHAATTAEIRATSQWYSYYANAVDMHDDIHRSVSRTVDATILREPLGVVLAITPFNGALSLGSWKLAPALAMGNAVILKPPAEAPGSSIRLAELAVEAGFPAGIVNVVIGDAVLGEQLATHPDVAMVTFTGSTATARVLGAKVTGQLKRFVCEAGGKSAHIVFEDGDLDSAVIAATQGAFSAAGQTCVAGSRVLVQASIYEAFLVKYIASARRIRVGPPTSATSHIGPLASRRQFERVRGFIDETVAAGGRIALGGDKPAVDADHADGYWLAPTIITDVTSDMRICREEVFGPVVTVQPFADEDEAIALANGVEYGLAAGFWTRDAARMRRVSRRLQAGTIWINTYRAINLRVPFGGYKQSGLGRENGIEALEEFSQIKAVVTDYGTAADPFAN encoded by the coding sequence ATGACAGAGAAAAGCAGAGATCTATTCACCTCTTTCGTTACGGGCGTGGCGCTGCCGCCCGCCGGTCAGCGCCAGAGCCTGATCGACCCGGCCATCGGGCGCGCATGGGCCGAGGTGTGCATCGATCCGGCGGCCGTATCGCAAGCCGTCGCCTCGGCCAAGGCGGCCTTCGCGGCGCCGTCCTGGTCATCGCTCACCGGTGTCGAGCGCGGCGTCCTGCTGCGTCGCCTCGGCGAACTCATATTCGCCCATGCCGCCGAGCTTGGCCGGTTGGAAAGCCTCGCCAATGGCAAGAGCCACGCGGCGACGACGGCCGAGATCCGCGCCACGTCGCAGTGGTACAGCTACTACGCCAATGCCGTCGATATGCACGACGACATCCACCGGTCGGTGTCGCGCACCGTCGATGCCACTATCCTGCGTGAGCCGCTTGGCGTCGTGCTGGCGATCACGCCGTTCAACGGCGCGCTGTCGCTCGGGTCGTGGAAGCTGGCGCCGGCGCTGGCCATGGGCAATGCCGTCATCCTGAAGCCACCGGCTGAGGCGCCGGGTTCGAGCATCAGGCTGGCCGAACTCGCGGTCGAGGCAGGTTTCCCGGCCGGCATCGTCAATGTCGTCATCGGCGATGCGGTGCTTGGCGAACAGCTGGCGACCCACCCGGATGTGGCCATGGTGACTTTCACCGGCAGCACCGCCACGGCGCGCGTGCTCGGCGCCAAGGTGACTGGCCAGTTGAAGCGCTTCGTCTGCGAGGCCGGCGGCAAGTCGGCGCATATCGTCTTCGAGGACGGCGATCTCGACTCGGCCGTCATCGCCGCCACCCAGGGCGCGTTCTCGGCCGCCGGCCAGACCTGCGTCGCCGGTTCGCGGGTGCTGGTTCAGGCCTCGATCTACGAGGCCTTCCTGGTGAAATACATCGCATCGGCCCGGCGCATCCGCGTCGGCCCGCCCACCTCGGCCACCAGCCACATCGGTCCGCTGGCGTCACGCCGGCAGTTCGAGCGCGTGCGCGGCTTCATCGACGAGACGGTGGCGGCCGGCGGCCGCATCGCCCTCGGCGGCGACAAACCGGCGGTCGATGCCGACCATGCCGACGGCTACTGGCTGGCGCCGACCATCATCACCGACGTCACCAGCGACATGCGCATCTGCCGCGAGGAGGTCTTCGGGCCGGTCGTCACCGTCCAGCCCTTTGCGGACGAGGACGAAGCCATCGCGCTGGCCAATGGTGTCGAATACGGGTTGGCGGCCGGCTTCTGGACGCGGGATGCGGCGCGCATGCGCCGTGTGTCACGCCGCCTGCAGGCGGGCACGATCTGGATCAACACCTATCGCGCCATCAACCTGCGCGTGCCCTTCGGCGGCTACAAGCAATCCGGCCTCGGACGCGAGAATGGCATCGAGGCCCTGGAAGAATTCTCGCAGATCAAGGCCGTCGTGACCGACTACGGCACGGCAGCCGATCCCTTCGCAAACTGA
- the gsiB gene encoding ABC-type dipeptide transport system periplasmic component, with protein MEYRWHCVIGAGLLGLVSVAAPLPAAAQSTSTVVIGSEGAIPPLDPQRTTGTVGLRVIDAIFDPLIREDLSKETETAPPLKPALAEAWEVSPDGLTYTFKLRRGVTFHDGQPFDAAAVQLNFARMMDKESPVFDSRASGNMTFLTRWISGTTAKDPHTFEIKLKEAFSGFPRLLSDRRVGMISPAALNEFKGDQLGLKPVGTGSFALPSFQQGQQLTLTRFDGYWGDKAKAGRLVFRPITDPTALAIAAQTGQIDIIPSASPQQIAQLKGVPGITVQYPEPANQYFVRLNTRAAGTNEVKVREALNYAVNREGLTALFDGQTRPALGPVPVGNELPPVAASQGYRFDQAKARQLLTEAGVKTPLTIKLLAPNSGPGFALAPQVIALLQQDLKAVGIDLQVQFLEFATLVTTEGPGYKDDVQGSFNGWATGADSAYWLERMFSGAQQPPQGVNRGWYRNAEVDKLFDAARGETDEAKRNALYRQAADLIAKDAPWIFLYQDRLPRIIRNRVTGIMPARSVFLDYPSIAVR; from the coding sequence ATGGAATATCGCTGGCACTGTGTGATTGGTGCAGGTTTGCTGGGACTTGTGAGCGTCGCGGCGCCCTTGCCCGCCGCCGCCCAGAGCACATCCACGGTGGTTATCGGGTCCGAAGGCGCCATCCCGCCACTCGATCCCCAGCGCACCACCGGCACCGTCGGCCTGCGAGTGATCGACGCCATCTTCGATCCCCTGATCCGCGAGGACCTGAGCAAGGAGACGGAGACCGCGCCGCCGTTGAAGCCGGCTCTGGCCGAGGCCTGGGAGGTGTCGCCCGATGGCCTCACCTACACATTCAAACTGCGTCGCGGCGTAACGTTCCACGACGGCCAGCCCTTCGACGCGGCCGCTGTCCAGCTCAATTTCGCGCGCATGATGGACAAGGAATCTCCAGTCTTCGATAGCCGCGCCAGCGGGAACATGACGTTCCTGACGCGCTGGATCAGCGGCACGACGGCGAAGGATCCGCACACCTTCGAGATCAAGCTCAAGGAGGCGTTCTCCGGATTCCCGAGACTCCTCAGCGACCGCCGCGTCGGCATGATCAGCCCTGCCGCTCTCAACGAATTCAAGGGCGATCAGCTCGGCCTGAAGCCGGTCGGCACCGGCTCCTTCGCCCTGCCATCCTTCCAGCAAGGCCAGCAGCTCACGCTCACGCGCTTCGACGGATACTGGGGTGACAAGGCCAAGGCGGGGCGGCTAGTCTTCAGGCCGATCACCGACCCGACGGCGCTCGCCATCGCCGCCCAGACCGGCCAGATCGACATCATTCCCAGCGCCAGCCCGCAGCAGATCGCCCAGCTCAAGGGTGTTCCCGGCATCACAGTGCAGTATCCCGAGCCCGCCAACCAGTATTTCGTGCGCCTGAACACCCGCGCTGCCGGAACCAACGAGGTCAAGGTCCGCGAGGCTCTCAACTATGCGGTCAATCGCGAAGGTCTGACAGCCTTGTTCGACGGCCAGACGCGCCCCGCCCTCGGTCCCGTGCCGGTCGGCAACGAGCTGCCGCCGGTCGCAGCCTCACAGGGCTATCGCTTCGACCAGGCCAAGGCCCGCCAGCTGCTGACCGAGGCCGGCGTCAAGACCCCACTGACCATCAAGCTGCTGGCGCCCAACAGCGGCCCCGGCTTCGCGCTTGCCCCCCAGGTCATCGCGCTGCTGCAACAGGATCTGAAGGCGGTCGGTATCGATCTGCAGGTGCAGTTCCTTGAATTCGCGACGCTCGTAACGACCGAGGGGCCGGGCTACAAGGACGATGTCCAGGGCTCCTTCAACGGCTGGGCTACCGGCGCCGACAGCGCCTATTGGCTGGAGCGCATGTTCAGCGGCGCGCAGCAGCCTCCGCAGGGCGTCAACCGCGGCTGGTATCGCAACGCCGAGGTCGATAAGCTGTTCGACGCGGCCCGCGGCGAGACCGACGAGGCAAAGCGCAATGCGCTCTATCGTCAGGCGGCCGATCTGATCGCCAAGGACGCGCCATGGATCTTCCTCTATCAGGATCGCCTGCCGCGCATCATCCGCAACCGCGTGACGGGCATCATGCCGGCCCGCTCGGTCTTCCTCGACTACCCGAGCATCGCCGTCCGCTGA
- the gsiD gene encoding Glutathione transport system permease protein GsiD, whose amino-acid sequence MNPVLRRAMKNVALVTGVAIVLCIVVMALFAQWIAPFDPLFANPLQRYLPPLSGAHLLGTDELGRDILSRLIYGARYALLVALVPTILALGLGAVIGLFSGYFGGIVDAVTMRIFDVMFAFPGVLLALGISAALGPGLNSMIIAMIVVTIPAFGRLVRGVVLGVKQELFVDAARSLGFRDARIVFRHILPNVLGPAIVYGTLQTGRNVILSASLSFLGLGPQPPAPEWGQMLSSGRTAIATAAHVATIPGLAIVVLAIGFNLIGDAARDIFDPRSKRRGE is encoded by the coding sequence ATGAACCCGGTGCTTCGTCGCGCGATGAAGAATGTCGCGCTCGTGACCGGTGTGGCGATCGTCCTCTGCATCGTCGTCATGGCCCTGTTTGCGCAGTGGATCGCGCCCTTCGATCCCCTGTTCGCCAATCCGCTGCAACGCTACCTGCCACCCCTGTCCGGCGCACATCTGCTCGGCACCGATGAACTGGGGCGGGACATTCTGAGCCGGCTTATCTACGGCGCCCGCTATGCGCTGCTGGTGGCGCTGGTGCCGACCATCCTCGCCCTCGGCCTCGGTGCGGTGATCGGCCTATTCTCCGGCTATTTCGGGGGCATCGTCGACGCGGTCACCATGCGCATCTTCGATGTGATGTTCGCGTTTCCCGGCGTGCTCTTGGCGTTGGGCATCAGCGCCGCCCTCGGGCCGGGGCTCAATTCGATGATCATCGCCATGATCGTCGTGACCATCCCCGCTTTCGGTCGGCTGGTGCGCGGCGTGGTCCTCGGCGTGAAACAGGAACTTTTCGTCGACGCCGCCCGCTCCCTCGGCTTCCGTGATGCGCGCATCGTTTTCCGCCATATCCTGCCGAACGTTCTCGGCCCCGCGATCGTCTACGGCACGCTGCAGACCGGGCGCAATGTCATCCTCTCCGCGAGCCTCAGCTTCCTTGGCCTCGGGCCGCAGCCGCCGGCGCCGGAATGGGGCCAGATGCTGTCGAGCGGCCGCACCGCCATCGCCACCGCCGCCCATGTTGCGACCATCCCCGGGCTTGCCATCGTGGTGCTGGCCATTGGTTTCAATCTGATCGGCGATGCGGCGCGGGATATCTTCGATCCCCGCTCGAAGCGCCGGGGCGAGTGA
- a CDS encoding LysR family transcriptional regulator gives MRHPDPAAPPKGQQSPSLNATIKHLRAFLSVARNRSFTRAAIELHLSQPSLTMIVRQLEDIVGASLFERTTRTIVLTPEGSDFVPTAERLVYDFDLAMQDIQATATRRSGRIGLALVHAVATKVMPDVLKSFIVDHPGIRMYLRDGNSSEVRRRVRRNEVDVGFCSKGEEDPELEFKPLFRDQMGLFLRRDHPMAKVRPPLRWAELEGTDFIGLTHDTATASLLGQSPALAKLMAAPRFQVSMNSTMWALLEAGIGVTTVPALAVFGGAGRDLMFRQIKDPIIWRTVFVVTRRGRSLTPAIHDLIARVRSRVAAMSGTTPLIQDLPQNNTQP, from the coding sequence ATGCGCCATCCCGATCCTGCAGCGCCACCCAAGGGGCAGCAGTCACCGTCACTGAATGCGACGATCAAGCACCTGCGCGCCTTCCTTAGCGTAGCGCGCAACAGGAGCTTCACGCGTGCGGCCATCGAGCTGCATCTGTCGCAACCCTCGCTGACCATGATCGTCCGGCAGTTGGAGGACATCGTTGGCGCCAGCCTGTTCGAACGCACCACGCGGACGATCGTCCTGACCCCTGAGGGCAGCGACTTCGTGCCGACGGCCGAGCGGCTGGTCTATGACTTCGACCTGGCGATGCAGGACATCCAGGCGACCGCCACGCGGCGGAGCGGGCGGATCGGCCTAGCCCTCGTGCATGCCGTGGCGACCAAGGTCATGCCCGACGTCCTGAAGTCGTTCATCGTCGATCATCCTGGTATTCGCATGTATCTGCGCGATGGCAATTCTTCGGAGGTCCGGCGGCGCGTGCGGCGAAACGAGGTCGATGTGGGCTTCTGCAGTAAGGGCGAGGAGGATCCGGAGCTGGAGTTCAAGCCGCTATTTCGCGACCAGATGGGATTATTTCTGCGGCGCGATCACCCGATGGCCAAGGTCAGGCCGCCACTGCGCTGGGCGGAACTGGAGGGAACGGATTTCATCGGCCTGACCCATGACACAGCAACCGCCTCGCTTCTCGGGCAATCACCAGCGCTTGCAAAGTTAATGGCAGCGCCACGCTTCCAGGTGTCGATGAATTCGACCATGTGGGCGTTGCTCGAGGCCGGGATAGGCGTCACGACGGTGCCGGCACTTGCCGTGTTCGGAGGCGCTGGTCGCGACCTAATGTTCCGGCAGATCAAGGACCCGATCATCTGGCGGACGGTATTCGTAGTTACACGGCGGGGACGGTCCCTGACCCCTGCGATCCACGACCTCATTGCCCGCGTGAGGAGCCGCGTCGCCGCGATGAGCGGCACCACCCCACTTATCCAAGACTTGCCCCAAAATAATACACAACCATAG
- a CDS encoding Muconolactone isomerase translates to MEFLVNIKLRWSDNMDPELRDRIIREERAHAAELARQGHLVRMWRVPCRFENWGVWRAKDATELHEIITSLPANPWMYDIDVHPLARHAVDPGAAA, encoded by the coding sequence ATGGAATTTCTGGTTAACATCAAGCTGCGCTGGTCGGACAACATGGATCCGGAGCTGCGCGACAGGATCATCCGCGAAGAGCGCGCCCATGCCGCGGAACTCGCACGCCAGGGTCATCTGGTGAGAATGTGGCGCGTGCCCTGCCGTTTCGAGAACTGGGGCGTCTGGCGCGCCAAGGACGCCACCGAACTGCACGAGATCATCACCAGCCTGCCCGCCAATCCCTGGATGTACGACATCGACGTCCATCCCTTGGCACGGCACGCCGTCGATCCAGGTGCGGCCGCCTGA
- a CDS encoding Dipeptidase: protein MTGAAARGSLIIDALQYNKPERARFEEWRAGGVGCVHVTVAIWESARETLSALGEWNRLFEKNADLIAVATSAEDIERIAASGRTAVVLGFQDTSPFEDDIELVETFHKLGVRIAQLTYNVQNRVASGCWEPDENGVSKFFGRNVIAEMNRLGMLVDVSHCTERSCFDAVEYSSRPIAVTHANPQEFVGTDIELNRRNKSTALIRRLSERGGVIGLSMYPKIMKDGSNCTLDTFLDMVAWTVDLVGVDSVGFGTDYYDGWPESEIMWWRAGRWSRESAVPIKGFSDWPAWFKSSVDFPNILDGLERRGFQLEEIRKIAGGNWLRLFRESFVPLA from the coding sequence ATGACTGGTGCGGCTGCCCGCGGCTCTCTCATCATCGACGCATTGCAGTACAACAAGCCGGAACGCGCCCGGTTCGAGGAATGGCGGGCCGGCGGCGTCGGCTGCGTCCACGTCACCGTCGCCATCTGGGAATCGGCGCGCGAGACGCTCTCGGCGCTGGGCGAATGGAACCGCCTGTTCGAAAAGAACGCCGACCTGATCGCCGTGGCGACCTCCGCCGAGGACATCGAGCGGATCGCGGCATCAGGACGGACCGCCGTCGTCCTCGGCTTCCAGGATACCTCGCCGTTCGAAGATGACATCGAGCTCGTCGAGACCTTCCACAAACTCGGCGTGCGCATCGCGCAGCTCACCTACAATGTCCAGAATCGCGTGGCCTCCGGCTGCTGGGAGCCCGACGAGAATGGCGTGTCGAAGTTCTTCGGCCGCAACGTCATCGCCGAGATGAATCGCCTCGGCATGCTGGTCGACGTCTCGCATTGCACAGAACGGTCGTGCTTCGACGCCGTCGAATATTCGTCGCGGCCGATCGCCGTCACCCACGCCAATCCGCAGGAATTCGTCGGCACCGACATCGAGCTCAACCGCCGCAATAAGTCGACGGCGCTGATCCGCCGCCTGTCCGAACGCGGCGGCGTCATCGGTCTCAGCATGTATCCGAAGATCATGAAGGACGGCTCGAACTGCACCCTCGACACCTTCCTCGACATGGTCGCCTGGACCGTCGATCTTGTCGGCGTCGACAGCGTCGGCTTCGGCACCGATTACTACGACGGCTGGCCGGAAAGCGAGATCATGTGGTGGCGCGCCGGCCGCTGGTCGCGCGAGAGCGCCGTGCCGATCAAGGGCTTCTCCGATTGGCCGGCCTGGTTCAAATCGTCGGTCGACTTCCCCAACATCCTCGATGGCCTTGAGCGCCGTGGCTTCCAGCTCGAGGAAATCCGCAAGATCGCCGGTGGTAACTGGCTGCGGCTGTTCCGCGAGAGCTTCGTGCCGCTCGCCTGA
- a CDS encoding hypothetical protein (Evidence 5 : Unknown function) — MQPPTTSTAIGTGSKVFTTQDGRSFAVDRYVQIVSAANRAGRQMSGMVMAYPGTSLTVHVTIAVGSGTAADWLIYLSGPAGKGEPGDDADTPATVTNRGRAAVRDPRFRDLAAGTDGDDGDAAAIAIGDVTAVPTGSPPAAINVRTANGAVFNFALPQGEIGPAGPVIAGS, encoded by the coding sequence GTGCAGCCTCCAACCACCTCCACGGCCATCGGGACCGGCAGCAAGGTTTTCACGACGCAGGACGGGCGCTCCTTCGCCGTTGACCGCTATGTGCAGATCGTCTCAGCCGCCAACCGCGCCGGGCGCCAGATGTCAGGCATGGTCATGGCCTATCCCGGGACCTCGCTGACGGTCCATGTCACGATAGCTGTCGGCTCAGGCACTGCGGCTGACTGGTTGATCTATCTCTCTGGTCCCGCGGGCAAGGGCGAGCCGGGCGATGATGCCGATACGCCAGCGACCGTGACCAACAGGGGGCGCGCCGCAGTCCGCGATCCTCGATTTCGAGATCTCGCGGCTGGTACAGATGGCGATGACGGCGATGCCGCCGCGATCGCGATCGGCGACGTGACAGCCGTTCCAACTGGCTCTCCTCCGGCCGCCATCAATGTTAGGACGGCGAATGGGGCCGTTTTCAATTTCGCGCTGCCACAAGGCGAAATCGGCCCGGCTGGCCCTGTCATCGCGGGATCGTGA
- a CDS encoding Decarboxylase — translation MMLGWRARIGQMRPATAIEGAEEWRTVAPVGVAFADARTIVPQVNEAGLKVMMSQVLEAARQLATAKVDLIVQCGAPGTFLRGKGHDEEVCAQIQETTGIPAITMMAAQMDALKALGAKNIAVATVYSDEVNAKMATYMEACGFTVAAMKGLQILDPFDASVHDADSAYRLGRDAFRAADKADAILISCGTYRTFEILPYLEMDTGVPVVSSNQATLWRALRSLGLPDVIPNLGKLWSVA, via the coding sequence ATGATGCTAGGTTGGCGCGCACGTATCGGCCAGATGCGCCCCGCTACGGCCATTGAGGGCGCCGAGGAGTGGCGCACCGTCGCCCCCGTCGGCGTGGCCTTCGCCGATGCGCGGACCATCGTTCCGCAGGTCAACGAGGCCGGCCTCAAGGTCATGATGAGCCAGGTGCTGGAAGCAGCCCGGCAACTCGCCACCGCCAAGGTCGACCTCATCGTGCAATGCGGCGCCCCCGGCACCTTCCTGCGCGGCAAGGGGCACGACGAGGAAGTCTGCGCCCAGATCCAGGAAACCACCGGCATTCCCGCCATCACCATGATGGCGGCGCAGATGGATGCGCTGAAGGCCCTCGGCGCCAAGAACATCGCCGTCGCCACCGTGTATTCGGATGAAGTCAACGCCAAGATGGCGACCTACATGGAGGCCTGCGGCTTCACCGTGGCCGCGATGAAGGGCCTGCAGATCCTCGATCCGTTCGATGCCAGCGTTCACGATGCCGACAGCGCCTATCGCCTTGGCCGTGATGCCTTCCGCGCCGCGGACAAGGCAGACGCCATCCTGATCTCCTGCGGCACCTATCGCACCTTCGAGATCCTGCCCTACCTGGAGATGGACACCGGCGTGCCGGTGGTGAGCAGCAACCAGGCCACGCTGTGGCGGGCCCTGCGTTCCCTTGGCCTGCCGGACGTCATTCCGAACCTCGGCAAGCTCTGGAGCGTCGCTTAG
- the dppB gene encoding Di/tripeptide transport system permease protein DppB, giving the protein MLNFVINRALQLIPVIIGVTLATFLLAQIIPGDPADVLLGSGASEEARQQLRVALGLDRPIWVQYFQYLGNLLQGNLGQSFTFAQPVSEVIAERLVNTAMLSIAAIILSTTIGILAGTWVALRPGGLRDQSLSIVVLFFNSMPSFWLGLVLIIIFGLDLQILPVGGMSDPTGEGGILDVAAHMVLPTLTLAAWSLAVIARMTRASMLDVLNSDFIRTARSRGVGEMKIVMRHALPNALPAVITVVGLQMGFLLSGAVLTETVFSWPGLGLAMYQAISTRDIPLIQGGILVLAVAFVLINFAVDILYAYFNPKISLS; this is encoded by the coding sequence ATGCTCAACTTTGTCATCAACCGCGCCCTGCAGCTGATCCCGGTGATCATCGGCGTCACGCTCGCGACCTTCTTGCTGGCGCAGATCATTCCCGGCGATCCGGCGGACGTGCTGCTCGGCAGCGGCGCGTCAGAGGAGGCGCGGCAGCAGCTGCGCGTCGCGCTCGGCCTCGATCGTCCGATCTGGGTGCAATATTTCCAGTACCTGGGCAATCTGCTCCAGGGCAATCTCGGGCAGTCCTTCACCTTCGCCCAGCCGGTGAGCGAAGTCATAGCCGAGCGGCTGGTCAACACCGCCATGCTATCGATCGCCGCGATCATCCTGTCCACCACCATCGGCATCCTCGCCGGCACATGGGTGGCGCTTCGGCCAGGCGGGCTGCGCGACCAGAGCCTGTCCATCGTCGTCCTGTTCTTCAACAGCATGCCCTCGTTCTGGCTCGGGCTGGTGCTGATCATCATCTTCGGCCTCGACCTGCAGATCCTGCCCGTTGGCGGCATGTCCGATCCGACCGGCGAGGGGGGTATTCTCGACGTGGCGGCGCATATGGTCCTGCCCACGCTCACGCTGGCAGCATGGTCGCTGGCCGTCATTGCTCGCATGACGCGCGCCTCGATGCTCGATGTCCTCAACAGCGATTTCATCAGGACGGCGCGCAGCCGCGGCGTCGGCGAGATGAAGATCGTCATGCGCCACGCCCTGCCCAATGCCCTGCCGGCCGTCATCACCGTCGTCGGCCTGCAGATGGGTTTCCTGCTCAGTGGCGCGGTGTTGACCGAGACCGTCTTCTCCTGGCCAGGCCTTGGCCTTGCCATGTACCAGGCCATATCGACACGCGACATTCCGTTGATCCAAGGCGGCATCCTGGTTCTCGCCGTCGCGTTTGTTCTGATCAATTTCGCGGTCGATATTCTCTACGCGTACTTCAATCCCAAGATTTCGCTGTCTTGA